One window of Candidatus Eisenbacteria bacterium genomic DNA carries:
- a CDS encoding RnfABCDGE type electron transport complex subunit D: protein MSASRETRRPRVDPRIYQIASLSGLLVYGIFILDFEVKAPRVALLLATVLLTQYICGKLWKLPAYDPKSALISGLSLCLLLRTNSLAVAVASAVIAIASKFALRWRGKHVFNPTNIALVAMMLITREVWVSPGQWGNVAFFGFLMACIGGLVVNRSARSDVTFAFIGFYIGLVLLRAQWLGQPLANPLHALQNGAFLLFSFFMISDPRTTPDSRPGRILFALLVALGATFVQFVLYRTNGLLWSLALFSLAVPLIDRLLPGSRFHWRPVPPLPGLWKGRTHDTPLDRPAPALEPVAHGAVARHGS, encoded by the coding sequence ATGTCCGCATCTCGCGAAACGCGCAGGCCGCGTGTGGATCCGCGGATCTACCAGATCGCCAGCCTCTCGGGGCTGCTGGTCTACGGAATCTTCATCCTCGACTTCGAGGTGAAGGCCCCGCGCGTGGCGCTCCTCCTCGCGACCGTGCTGCTGACCCAATACATCTGCGGAAAACTCTGGAAGCTCCCTGCCTACGACCCGAAGAGCGCGCTGATTTCGGGGCTCTCGCTCTGCCTCCTGCTGCGCACGAACTCGCTGGCGGTGGCCGTCGCGAGCGCGGTGATCGCGATCGCCAGCAAGTTCGCTCTTCGGTGGAGGGGGAAGCACGTCTTCAACCCCACCAACATCGCGCTGGTGGCGATGATGCTGATCACGCGCGAAGTCTGGGTCTCCCCCGGACAGTGGGGGAACGTGGCGTTCTTTGGCTTCCTCATGGCCTGCATCGGCGGACTGGTGGTGAACCGCTCTGCGCGCAGCGACGTGACCTTCGCCTTCATCGGTTTCTACATCGGGCTCGTGTTGCTGCGCGCGCAGTGGCTGGGGCAGCCGCTCGCCAATCCGCTCCACGCGCTGCAGAACGGCGCCTTCCTGCTGTTCAGCTTCTTCATGATCTCCGACCCGCGCACCACGCCCGACTCACGCCCGGGACGGATCCTGTTTGCGCTGCTCGTGGCGCTCGGCGCCACGTTCGTCCAGTTCGTGCTCTATCGCACCAACGGCCTTCTGTGGTCGCTCGCTCTGTTCTCGCTCGCGGTGCCGCTGATCGATCGACTGCTCCCCGGGTCGCGCTTCCACTGGCGCCCCGTTCCTCCACTCCCCGGACTCTGGAAAGGACGCACCCATGACACGCCCCTGGATCGGCCGGCTCCTGCTCTCGAGCCTGTCGCTCACGGCGCTGTGGCCCGCCACGGCTCTTAG